A genomic region of Tsukamurella pulmonis contains the following coding sequences:
- a CDS encoding bifunctional salicylyl-CoA 5-hydroxylase/oxidoreductase, translating into MKIAVIGGGPGGLYFSALMKQLDPAHEITLFERNRAEDTFGFGVVFSDETLGGIESADPVIYGQMESLFARWTDIDVHYRGRWNTVGGQGFAAMNRHDLLALLQRRCLDLGVDVRFATPAPDVEELMATHDLVLAADGLNSAARSRFAEGFEPDLDRRRCKYMWLGTEKVFEAFTFIVEDTQWGTMQIHGYPYSDQGSTFIVEMAEDVWRRAGFDATESRAFAPGENDEAAIERIAEIFAPYLGDSRILANNSQWITFTTVRNTSWVHRNLVLLGDAAHTAHFSIGSGTKLAMEDALSLAACLHENGDLGTALKVYEEERRPVVESTQRAAQASLEWFETIGTYREQDQVQFTFNLLTRSRRITFDNLRLRDADFADRIMRSFSAGTEAGPETPAMFHPLSIGDLTLKNRIVVSPMDMYSAVDGMPNDFHVMHLGSKALGGAGLVMTEMVCVSADGRITPGCTGLYTDDQREAWRRVVDAVHAYSGAKIGLQLGHSGRKGSTKLMWEGIDDPLDADNWETMGPSALPYGPNSAVPRAMTRADMDRVVEEFADAARRGAAAGFDLLEFHAGHGYLISSFLSPIANTRTDEYGGSAANRLRFPLEVFDAVRAAWPAGRPISVRLSATDWIPDGNDIEDALAIARAFCEHGVDLVDVSTGQVAKHERPAFGRSYQTPYADRIRNEVAGPAGVKVIAVGAISSYDDVNSIVLAGRADLCALGRAHLYDPQWTLHAAADQGYTGPGAPWPDQFRAGNRKPPSARTDAVRPRLALLRDEEPELAGHVRWAP; encoded by the coding sequence ATGAAGATCGCAGTGATCGGCGGTGGCCCCGGCGGCCTCTACTTCTCCGCCTTGATGAAGCAACTCGATCCCGCCCACGAGATCACCCTGTTCGAGCGGAACCGGGCCGAGGACACCTTCGGCTTCGGCGTCGTCTTCTCCGACGAGACCCTCGGCGGCATCGAGAGCGCCGACCCGGTGATCTACGGGCAGATGGAATCGCTGTTCGCCCGGTGGACCGACATCGACGTGCACTACCGCGGTCGATGGAACACCGTGGGCGGCCAGGGCTTCGCCGCGATGAACCGGCACGACCTCCTCGCCCTGCTGCAGCGCCGCTGCCTCGACCTGGGCGTCGACGTGCGGTTCGCGACGCCCGCCCCGGACGTCGAGGAGCTGATGGCCACGCACGATCTCGTGCTCGCCGCCGACGGCCTGAACTCCGCCGCCCGCAGCCGTTTCGCCGAGGGCTTCGAGCCTGACCTGGACCGGCGGCGGTGCAAGTACATGTGGCTCGGCACCGAGAAGGTCTTCGAGGCCTTCACGTTCATCGTCGAGGACACGCAGTGGGGCACGATGCAGATCCACGGCTACCCGTACTCGGATCAGGGCAGTACGTTCATCGTCGAGATGGCCGAGGACGTCTGGCGGCGCGCCGGATTCGACGCCACCGAGAGCCGGGCCTTCGCGCCGGGCGAGAACGACGAGGCCGCCATCGAGCGGATCGCGGAGATCTTCGCCCCGTACCTCGGCGACAGCCGCATCCTCGCCAACAACTCGCAGTGGATCACCTTCACCACCGTCCGCAACACCAGCTGGGTGCATCGGAACCTGGTGCTGCTCGGCGACGCCGCGCACACGGCGCACTTCTCCATCGGCTCCGGCACCAAGCTCGCCATGGAGGACGCACTTTCGCTGGCGGCGTGCCTGCACGAGAACGGCGACCTCGGCACCGCCCTCAAGGTCTACGAGGAGGAGCGGCGGCCCGTCGTCGAATCGACGCAGCGCGCCGCGCAGGCCTCCCTCGAGTGGTTCGAGACCATCGGCACCTACCGGGAGCAGGACCAGGTCCAGTTCACCTTCAATCTGCTCACGCGCAGCCGCCGCATCACGTTTGACAACCTGCGGCTCCGCGACGCGGACTTCGCCGACCGGATCATGCGCTCCTTCAGCGCGGGTACCGAAGCGGGACCCGAGACCCCGGCGATGTTCCATCCCCTCAGCATCGGCGACCTGACGCTGAAGAACCGGATCGTGGTCTCGCCCATGGACATGTACTCCGCCGTGGACGGCATGCCCAACGACTTCCACGTCATGCACCTCGGCTCCAAGGCGCTCGGCGGGGCCGGCCTGGTCATGACCGAGATGGTCTGCGTCTCCGCGGACGGCCGGATTACACCCGGCTGCACGGGCCTGTACACCGACGATCAGCGCGAGGCCTGGCGCCGTGTGGTCGACGCCGTGCACGCCTACTCCGGCGCCAAGATCGGACTGCAACTGGGCCATTCGGGGCGCAAGGGCTCGACCAAGCTCATGTGGGAGGGCATCGACGACCCGCTCGACGCCGACAACTGGGAGACCATGGGCCCGTCGGCGCTGCCCTACGGGCCGAACAGTGCGGTGCCCCGCGCGATGACGCGCGCCGACATGGACCGCGTCGTCGAGGAGTTCGCCGACGCCGCGCGTCGCGGCGCCGCGGCGGGATTCGACCTGCTCGAATTCCACGCCGGCCACGGCTACCTGATCTCCTCGTTCCTCTCGCCGATCGCCAACACCCGCACCGACGAGTACGGCGGATCCGCGGCGAACCGGCTCCGTTTTCCCCTCGAGGTCTTCGACGCGGTCCGGGCCGCCTGGCCGGCCGGCCGTCCGATCTCGGTGCGCCTCTCGGCCACCGACTGGATCCCGGACGGCAACGACATCGAGGACGCGCTGGCGATCGCCCGCGCCTTCTGCGAGCACGGCGTCGACCTCGTGGACGTCTCCACCGGCCAGGTCGCCAAGCACGAGCGCCCCGCGTTCGGCCGGAGTTACCAGACGCCGTACGCCGATCGCATCCGGAACGAGGTCGCCGGCCCCGCCGGTGTGAAGGTGATCGCCGTCGGCGCCATCTCCTCCTACGACGACGTCAACTCGATCGTGCTGGCCGGCCGCGCCGACCTGTGCGCGCTCGGCCGAGCGCACCTGTACGACCCGCAGTGGACGCTGCACGCCGCCGCCGACCAGGGGTACACCGGGCCGGGCGCGCCGTGGCCCGATCAGTTCCGCGCGGGCAACCGCAAGCCGCCGAGCGCCCGCACCGACGCGGTCAGGCCGCGGCTCGCACTGCTGCGTGACGAGGAACCCGAACTCGCCGGACACGTGCGGTGGGCCCCGTGA